From the genome of Cryptococcus tetragattii IND107 chromosome 6, whole genome shotgun sequence, one region includes:
- a CDS encoding biotin synthase, translated as MSFARSLRPVLRSTAPTASRGHAVAVDTPFLPPSPSVRQSEKRRYVDGDVRHDWRRSEIQNIFDAPLMEIIYRAATVHRLHQDASRIQLCTLMNIKTGGCTEDCKYCSQSSSYKTPTKASRLVNIEPVLEAARQAKANGSTRFCMGAAWRDLAGKKSGFEKILEMVKEVRGMGMEVCTTLGMLTPEQAIRLKEAGLSAYNHNLDTSREFYPEVITSRSYDDRLSTIAAVREAGISVCSGGILGLGEQDEDRVGLIHEVSRMPEHPESFPVNTLVPIPGTPLEGNEPVKVHTVLRTIATARIVLPKTIIRLAAGRHEFSETEQAMAFMAGANAIFTGEKMLTTPCSGWDDDKAMLDRWGLRGQRSFEDKESSEVPLKAEQMETGANAVL; from the exons ATGTCTTTCGCACGCTCGCTCCGCCCAGTCCTCAGAAGCACAGCTCCCACAGCTTCCCGTGGCCACGCTGTCGCGGTTGACACCCCATTCCTGCCTCCTTCGCCCTCAGTTCGGCAGTCAGAGAAGCGCAGGTATGTGGATGGCGATGTTAGGCATGACTGGCGAAGGAGTGAAATCCAGAACATCTTTGATGCTCCATTGATGGAGATCATCTACCGAGCT GCTACTGTGCATAGGTTGCACCAGGACGCCTCAAGGATCCAGCTCTGTACCCTTATGAACATCAAAA CCGGTGGATGCACTGAAGACTGCAAGTACTGCTCCCAATCATCCTCCTACAAGACACCCACCAAAGCTTCCCGGCTCGTCAACATTGAGCCTGTCCTTGAGGCTGCTCGTCAAGCCAAGGCCAACGGTTCCACTAGATTCTGCATGGGTGCTGCTTGGAGAGACTTGGCTGGTAAGAAGAGTGGATTCGAAAAGATCTTGGAAATGGTTAAGGAAGTCAGGGGTATGGGAATGGAGG TCTGCACCACTTTGGGTATGCTCACCCCTGAACAAGCTATTCGGCTCAAGGAAGCTGGTCTCAGCGCCTATAACCACAACCTTGACACTTCTCGAGAATTTTACCCCGAG GTTATTACTTCTCGATCATACGATGATCGGTTGAGCACCATCGCCGCCGTGAGAGAAGCTGGTATCTCAGTCTGTTCTGGTGGTATTCTCGGTTTAGGAGAGCAGGATGAGGACCGTGTTGGATTGATCCACGAGGTCTCCAG GATGCCCGAGCACCCTGAATCTTTCCCCGTTAACACACTTGTCCCTATCCCTGGTACTCCACTCGAAGGCAACGAGCCTGTCAAGGTTCACACCGTCCTCCGAACCATTGCTACAGCCCGTATCGTCCTTCCCAAGACCATCATTCGTCTGGCCGCTGGTCGACACGAGTTCAGTGAGACTGAGCAGGCCATGGCCTTCATGGCCGGTGCCAACGCCATCTTCACTGGTGAGAAGATGCTTACCACCCCTTGCTCTGGATGGGATGACGACAAGGCCATGTTGGACAGGTGGGGTCTCAGGGGCCAAAGGAGCTTTGAAGACAAGGAGAGTTCGGAAGTACCTTTGAAGGCTGAGCAGATGGAGACTGGCGCGAACGCTGTGCTTTAG
- a CDS encoding mitochondrial Rho GTPase 1 — MPRRDLVRIVLVGDDGVGKSSIITSLIKEAFVTNVPHVVPEVTIPSEITPENFTTSIIDTSSNPRSRPHLLSSISRAHVICLVYSIADPSSFDRVAEYWLPLFRREGINVPVILVGNKIDLRGGRVTNQGLEDESAPIMREFKEVETVVECSALLPLNVSEVFYFAQKAVLHPTAPLYDSREHTLKPKCLEALKRIFTISDVDKDGLLNAHELNQFQQKCFSTPLQSQELDGILEIIRSYDPYAVQPLPSSKGITELGFLYLHTMFIQQGRMETTWTVLRKFGYGESLDLREDFLAPRFDVPSDCSVELSPLGNQFLTDIFEAYDKDQDGALSQHELDDLFSTSPGNPWLSQGFPDTTITDDMGRVTLQGWLAQWSMSTLLSHRTTLNYLAYLGYSSSPATDLPTPTALHVTRPRKQDRRQRKVTRNVFLCYVLGATGSGKTSLLRSFVNRPYKGGEDGLGGYEPTTKVLSVVNSVEMEGVEKYLVLQEFGSKYESEILRNSKRLDMADVIIYVHDSSDTNSFSYISNLRQQYSLDHIPAIFVATKSDLDLAQQRHEVQPDVYCRRLGLQAPMAVSSRLGPLHNLWVAITRVALDPTSSLPRGPRSQMSPAQRIRVVARWGLAATTISAVVAVWMRWQGYSFKGVWNWIAKFAGLRT, encoded by the exons ATGCCCCGACGTGATTTGGTTCGCATTGTGTTGGTTGGAGATG ATGGCGTTGGAAAGTCATCTATCATTACCTCGCTCATCAAAGAAGCATTCGTCACAAAC GTACCACATGTTGTCCCAGAAGTGACCATTCCATCAGAAATAACACCGGAGAACTTTACAACCTCTATCATTGATACGTCTT CGAACCCAAGGTCGAGGCCACACCTTCTCAGCTCTATATCACGAGCCCATGTCATTTGCTTGGTCTATTCTATTGCTGATCCAAGCTCCTTCGATCGCGTAGCAGAGTATTGGTTGCCATTGTTCAGAAGGGAGGGTATCAAT GTTCCTGTCATTCTTGTTGGCAACAAGATCGACTTACGTGGCGGACGGGTGACCAACCAAGGCTTAGAGGATGAGAGTGCACCGATCATGCGGGAATTCAAG GAAGTGGAGACAGTTGTGGAATGTTCTGCTTTATTACCTCTCAATGTTTCTGAAGTCTTCTACTTCGCTCAGAAGGCAGTGTTGCATCCCACTGCCCCTCTTTATGATTCCCGAGAACAT ACCTTGAAACCCAAATGTCTGGAAGCGTTAAAGCGAATATTCACCATCTCTGACGTAGACAAGGATGGTCTTCTCAATGCTCACGAGCTGAACCAATTCCAA CAAAAATGTTTCTCTACACCTCTTCAATCCCAAGAACTTGATGGCATTCTCGAAATCATTCGCTCTTATGACCCGTACGCGGTCCAacccctcccctcctcca AGGGCATAACGGAGCTCGGTTTCTTATACCTGCACACAATGTTCATTCAgcaaggaaggatggaaaccACATGGACAGTTCTAAGGAAGTTTGGCTATGGGGAGAGTTTGGATTTGAGAGAGGACTTTTTGGCCCCAAGATTTGACGTGCCGTCCGATTGCTCGGTAGAATTGAGTCCGCTGGGCAATCAGTTCTTGACGGACATCTTTGAGGCGTATGACAAG GACCAAGATGGAGCTCTTTCTCAACATGAGCTTGACGACCTTTTCTCAACATCCCCTGGAAACCCTTGGCTTTCACAGGGATTCCCTGATACTACCATTACGGACGATATGGGTAGAGTCACGCTTCAAGGATGGTTAGCGCAGTGGAG TATGTCAACACTTCTCAGCCACCGTACGACTCTTAACTACCTCGCCTA CCTCGgatactcttcctctcccgcCACTGATCTTCCTACTCCCACAGCCCTTCATGTCACTCGTCCACGCAAACAAGACCGACGTCAACGAAAAGTTACCCGCAATGTCTTCCTGTGCTATGTTTTGGGTGCCACTGGCTCTGGTAAGACTAGCTTGTTACGCTCTTTTGTAAACAGACCGTACAAgggtggtgaggatggtTTGGGAGGGTATGAGCCGACTACGAAGGTATTGAGTGTCGTGAATTCTGTTGAAATGGAGGGTGTAGAGAAGTACTTAGTC TTGCAAGAATTCGGATCAAAGTATGAGAGTGAAATATTACGGAATAGCAAACGACTGGATATGGCAGATGTCATTATTTACGTCCACGATTCAAGTGATACCAATTCCTTTTCTTACATTTCCAATCTTCGA CAACAATACTCTTTAGATCACATCCCTGCCATATTTGTGGCTACCAAGTCTGACCTTGATTTAGCTCAGCAACGGCACGAAGTACAACCCGATGTGTACTGCCGACGTCTGGGCCTACAGGCACCCATGGCCGTGTCATCCCGATTAGGCCCTCTACACAACCTTTGGGTAGCCATTACTCGTGTCGCTCTTGATCCCACGTCATCCCTTCCTCGTGGGCCGAGGTCGCAAATGTCACCCGCCCAGAGGATACGGGTGGTGGCTCGTTGGGGTTTGGCGGCGACAACGATTAGCGCGGTCGTGGCTGTGTGGATGAGGTGGCAGGGATATAGCTTCAAGGGTGTATGGAACTGGATAGCCAAGTTTGCTGGGTTAAGAACATGA
- a CDS encoding DNA polymerase epsilon subunit B, with translation MVNQMRSAIVKVFSTKHSLTLPAPSLHYIEEVLMENEIPEDEWVVGLEFWAKEYLKAEDSSSLVSLQALKKAYENLQLGTTEDTQIPDPSEVNVESHFSVVDSFSMPAMRYDPVRSGFVQSKVPPSVAGQASSRSTFLRERWAIIKEIILRNENFTPPAIGGHDRANYLKLTSIRNLLGRAGQLFLLFGMLARNEEGKLCLEDGEGRVVLDMEDAVPGEGLFTEGCMVLIEGEYTTEETVRVLAMGHPPSERRDIARSLHGHVDFLGCGAVSLKEEQKYNPTVLANTQISFVILSDVWLDHPRTMPALRQMFEGYANTAEYRPMVFILCGNFCQGGWDGEEGLKRYTRGFNSLAELLQSIPLLHSSHFVFVPGPSDPWSSTTLPRPSLPSAFTTRLSNRIPNAKFVSNPCRLKYFGMEIVICREDLMGKMMRNLVVVKEGEEMNMKRYLVQTILDQAHLSPLPISVRPTLWEYDHALRLYPMPSAVVLADKYERYELTYEGCHVFNPGKFVGGIGEDGWEFEWSMYYPATGRSERSVLTME, from the exons ATGGTGAATCAAATGCGTTCAGCGATCGTTAAG GTCTTTTCAACCAAGCACTCCTTAACATTGCCTGCCCCTTCCCTACACTATATTGAAGAAGTTCTTATGGAG AATGAGATTCCTGAGGATGAATGGGTGGTTGGTCTCGAATTTTGGGCAAAAGAATATTTGAAAGCTGAAG ATTCATCATCCCTGGTATCATTGCAAGCTTTAAAAAAGGCTTACGAGAACCTTCAGCTTGGC ACAACAGAAGACACACAAATACCAGACCCTTCTGAAGTGAATGTTGAATCACACTTTTCCGTGGTGGACTCTTTTAGTATGCCTGCTATGAGATATGATCCTGTGCGGTCAGGCTTTGTCCA GTCCAAGGTTCCACCTTCTGTCGCTGGTCAGGCCAGTTCAAGGTCGACCTTTCTTCGCGAACGTTGGGCCATCATCAAAGAG ATTATCCTTCGTAACGAAAACTTTACACCACCGGCTATAGGTGGGCACGATCGTGCCAATTATCTCAAATTAACGTCTATCCGCAACCTCTTGGGCCGTGCTGGTCAGCTTTTTTTGTTATTCGGAATGCTCGCGCGCAATGAAGAGGGCAAGTTATgtcttgaagatggagaaggtcgAGTTGTTCTGGATATGGAAGATGCTGTTCCCGGTGAGGGGCTGTTCACTGAGGGGTGTATGGTGTTGATAGAAGGAGAGTACACAACGGAAGAAACCGTTCGCGTCTTGGCTATGGGACACCCTCCgagtgaaagaagagatatTGCGAGGTCCTTACATGGGCACGTGGACTTTTTGGGATGTGGTGCTGTATCtctgaaagaagag CAAAAATACAACCCCACAGTACTTGCCAATACTCAAATATCTTTCGTTATTCTGTCCGATGTCTGGCTCGATCATCCGAGAACCATGCCTGCCCTGCGCCAAATGTTTGAGGGGTATGCTAATACTGCCGAGTACCGCCCAATGGTGTTTATACTCTGCGGTAACTTTTGTCAAGGCGGATGGGACGGCGAGGAAGGGCTCAAAAGATATACTCGAGGGTTTAATTCTCTCGCAGAGCTCCTTCAATCCAttcctctgcttcattcttcacatTTTGTCTTTGTTCCCGGCCCTTCAGACCCATGGTCGAGTACTACCCTTCCTCgcccctctcttccttcagcaTTCACCACACGCTTATCAAACCGTATACCGAACGCAAAATTTGTTAGCAACCCATGTCGGTTGAAGTACTTTGGAATGGAGATTGTGATCTGTAGAGAAGATttgatggggaagatgatgcgAAACTTAGTTGTGgtcaaagaaggggaggagatgaacaTGAAGCGATAC CTCGTTCAAACTATTCTGGACCAAGCACATCTCTCGCCCCTTCCTATTTCTGTCCGTCCCACACTTTGGGAATACGATCACGCTTTGCGCCTATATCCTATGCCTTCTGCCGTGGTCCTGGCAGATAAGTACGAACGATATGAGCTCACTTACGAAGGATGTCACGTTTTTAACCCGGGCAAGTTTGTGGGGGGAATCGGAGAAGACGGATGGGAGTTTGAATGGAGTATGTACTATCCTGCAACAGGCAGAAGTGAGAGAAG TGTCTTGACCATGGAATAA
- a CDS encoding 40S ribosomal protein uS19 has protein sequence MAEFTSQEEAAAKKASRSFKKYQYRGVELDNLLDLSNEEFINLVHARARRRFQRGLKRRPMGLIKKLRKAKTEAGPNEKPAMVKTHLRDMIIVPEMIGSVVGVYNGKTFTTVEVKPEMTGHYLGEFSITYKPVGHSRGANMKDSRFVPLK, from the exons ATG GCTGAGTTCACTTCTCAAGAGGAAGCCGCTGCCAAGAAGGCCTCCAGGTCTTTCAAGAAGTACCAGTACAGGGGTGTCGAGCTTGACAACCTCCTCGACCTTTCCAACGAGGAGTTCATCAAC CTCGTCCACGCCCGTGCCCGAAGGAGGTTCCAGCGAGGTCTTAAGCGACGACCCATGGGTCTCATCAAGAAGCTCCGAAAGGCTAAGACTGAGGCTGGCCCCAACGAGAAGCCCGCTATGGTCAAGACCCACCTCCGAGACATGATTATCGTTCCCGAGATGATCGGTTCCGTTGTTGGTGTCTAC AACGGCAAGACCTTCACCACCGTCGAGGTTAAGCCTGAGATGACTGGCCACTACCTCGGTGAATTCTCCATCACTTACAAGCCTGTCGGTCACTCTCGAGGTGCCAACATGAAGGACTCTCGATT CGTTCCCCTCAAGTAA